In Clostridium sp. DL-VIII, the following proteins share a genomic window:
- a CDS encoding ABC transporter permease, which produces MENRRIKNFINELQNSRSAIFSIIFLIFIVFISVFAFFIPINPDATDTANMLQSPSLSHLFGTDELGRDYLTRTIYGGRVSLIVGVLAMIISTSIGVLVGTISGYFGGKIDNILMRFVDIISSIPWLILVTVISIFLKPGLQAIIIVIGLFTWMEIARLVRAETLSIKEREYVLYAISIGQSSKTIIFKHIIPSVFPTIIIASTTGIADAIMTESSLSFLGLGIQQPMSSWGNLLQNAQANLQSAAYMAILPGVLIILTIYSFNKLGNTLRVIVEPKTAGGER; this is translated from the coding sequence ATGGAAAATAGACGAATAAAGAATTTTATAAACGAACTTCAAAATAGTAGGAGTGCTATTTTTTCAATAATTTTTCTGATTTTTATAGTATTTATTTCAGTGTTTGCATTTTTTATACCTATAAACCCTGATGCAACAGATACAGCTAATATGCTGCAATCTCCAAGTTTAAGTCATCTATTTGGGACAGATGAACTTGGAAGAGACTATTTAACTAGAACTATATATGGAGGCAGAGTGTCACTTATAGTTGGAGTTCTTGCAATGATAATATCTACATCCATAGGAGTCTTGGTTGGTACAATAAGCGGATATTTTGGAGGGAAAATAGATAATATTTTAATGCGTTTTGTTGACATAATATCATCTATTCCTTGGCTAATACTTGTAACTGTAATCAGTATATTTTTAAAGCCAGGATTACAAGCTATAATCATAGTAATAGGTTTATTTACATGGATGGAGATTGCAAGACTTGTACGTGCAGAAACACTTTCAATAAAGGAAAGGGAATATGTGTTATATGCTATTTCTATTGGACAATCTTCAAAAACCATAATATTTAAGCACATTATCCCAAGTGTATTTCCAACTATTATAATAGCTTCAACAACAGGCATAGCTGATGCTATAATGACAGAATCTTCATTGAGTTTTTTAGGACTTGGAATTCAGCAGCCAATGTCTTCATGGGGAAATTTACTTCAAAATGCACAGGCTAATTTACAAAGTGCTGCCTATATGGCTATATTACCAGGCGTATTAATAATTCTAACAATATATTCTTTTAATAAACTTGGAAATACTCTAAGAGTAATTGTGGAGCCTAAGACAGCAGGAGGTGAAAGATAA
- a CDS encoding ABC transporter ATP-binding protein codes for MSNEALLKIKDLKTNFYSKNNKIEAVRGVNIEVKSGEILGVVGESGSGKSVLMKSVMRILPQNAKIDSGEVLFEGNDILNLSLKEMRKIKGKEIAMIFQDPMTALNPLKKIGEHIIEVLVRHKGVNKREAKKMAIDILNDVGIPMPEKRINQYPHEFSGGMRQRVLIAMALACNPKLLIADEPTTALDVTIQAQILALLNSLKDKNNMSVILITHDLGVVASLCNRIAVMYGGLIMEEGTTEEIFYSSKHPYTKALLNSIPKVQGDEKIRLEPIKGSAPSLLNPPKGCPFAERCVFAKSECVSKMPEYNSFSETHKSRCLFAK; via the coding sequence ATGAGTAATGAAGCTCTTCTTAAAATAAAAGATTTAAAAACTAACTTTTACAGTAAAAATAATAAAATAGAAGCTGTAAGGGGTGTAAATATTGAAGTAAAATCAGGAGAGATTTTAGGTGTCGTTGGGGAATCAGGAAGCGGAAAAAGTGTTCTTATGAAATCTGTAATGAGAATACTACCTCAAAATGCTAAAATAGATTCTGGTGAAGTTTTATTTGAAGGCAATGACATATTAAATTTATCTTTAAAAGAAATGAGAAAAATTAAGGGAAAAGAAATAGCTATGATATTCCAAGATCCAATGACAGCCTTAAATCCATTAAAGAAAATAGGGGAGCATATTATAGAGGTTTTAGTAAGGCATAAAGGCGTTAATAAAAGGGAAGCTAAAAAAATGGCCATTGACATTTTAAATGATGTAGGAATACCAATGCCTGAAAAAAGAATTAACCAGTATCCTCATGAATTCAGTGGAGGTATGAGACAAAGAGTATTGATAGCAATGGCACTTGCATGCAATCCTAAACTGTTAATTGCCGATGAGCCAACAACAGCTCTTGACGTTACTATTCAAGCTCAGATATTAGCACTTTTAAATTCGCTTAAAGACAAGAATAATATGTCAGTAATACTTATAACACATGACTTAGGAGTAGTAGCAAGTTTATGTAATAGGATTGCAGTTATGTATGGAGGTTTAATAATGGAAGAAGGAACTACAGAAGAAATTTTTTATTCATCAAAGCATCCATATACAAAAGCATTATTGAATTCAATACCAAAGGTACAAGGTGATGAGAAAATTAGATTAGAGCCAATAAAAGGTTCAGCACCTTCTCTTTTAAATCCTCCAAAGGGATGTCCGTTTGCAGAAAGATGTGTATTTGCAAAGTCAGAGTGTGTTAGTAAAATGCCGGAATATAACAGTTTTAGTGAAACACATAAGAGTAGGTGCCTTTTTGCTAAATAA
- a CDS encoding oligopeptide/dipeptide ABC transporter ATP-binding protein, which produces MDKINDILIEVKDLKKYFPVKSGIVNNKNNVIKAVDGVSLEIKRGETFGLVGESGCGKSTLGRTITRLYDVTDGDIFFEGTNIAKLSKKQMREYYKKMQIIFQDPYSSLNPYMNAKELIDEPLALHTNLSKAERTEKIENLLQIVGLKKADMEKFPHEFSGGQCQRIGIARAVSTNPDFVLCDEPISALDVSIQAQVVNMLEDLQKEMGLTYLFVAHDLSMVKHISDRIGVMYLGSIVEIGRSNDLYKNPLHPYTKGLLSSIPIADPKKAKEAASNIIEGDIPSPMNVPSGCRFHTRCPHAKPICSETAPTLKVMEDEHIVACHLY; this is translated from the coding sequence ATGGATAAAATTAATGACATATTAATAGAAGTAAAAGATTTAAAAAAGTATTTTCCAGTTAAAAGTGGAATTGTTAATAATAAAAACAATGTTATAAAAGCTGTAGATGGAGTTTCGTTGGAAATAAAAAGAGGAGAAACATTTGGATTAGTTGGAGAATCAGGCTGTGGAAAATCTACCTTGGGCAGAACAATAACTAGGCTTTATGATGTGACGGATGGAGATATATTTTTTGAGGGAACTAATATTGCAAAATTAAGCAAAAAGCAAATGAGAGAATATTATAAAAAAATGCAGATTATATTTCAAGATCCATATTCATCACTTAATCCTTATATGAATGCTAAAGAGCTAATTGATGAACCATTAGCTTTACATACGAATTTAAGTAAAGCAGAGAGAACAGAAAAAATTGAAAATCTTCTTCAAATAGTGGGACTAAAAAAAGCTGATATGGAAAAATTTCCGCATGAATTTAGTGGAGGACAGTGTCAAAGAATTGGAATTGCAAGAGCAGTATCAACAAATCCAGATTTTGTACTCTGTGATGAGCCAATATCAGCCTTAGATGTATCTATACAAGCTCAAGTTGTTAATATGCTTGAGGATTTGCAAAAAGAAATGGGTTTAACTTATCTTTTTGTTGCTCATGATTTATCTATGGTAAAGCACATTTCAGATAGAATAGGGGTAATGTATCTAGGTAGCATTGTTGAAATAGGCAGAAGCAATGATTTGTACAAAAATCCACTTCACCCATATACTAAGGGACTCTTGTCGTCCATACCTATAGCAGATCCTAAAAAAGCAAAAGAAGCTGCGTCCAATATAATTGAAGGTGATATACCAAGTCCAATGAACGTTCCATCAGGTTGTAGATTTCACACTAGATGTCCACATGCAAAACCTATATGTTCTGAAACTGCACCAACTTTAAAAGTAATGGAAGATGAGCATATTGTGGCATGTCATTTATATTAG
- a CDS encoding M20/M25/M40 family metallo-hydrolase: MGADDCSGIAAILEALQTIKDKNISHRPIEILFTVAEEVYCKGIKEFDFSKIKSKEGYILDLTGPVGLAAFKAPIILSFSATINGKASHAGFSPEKGIHAILVAANSINGLKMGRINEETTINIGVIEGGISTNIVPNRYIVKGEIRSYSNEKAMELAEQVKQKFINSASTIDAKVDFKIEVHCEAYEAPRDHSVIKRFLKVSEEQNLKPQLVETFGGSDNNILAKEGIKGIVIANAMNQCHSCEEYTTIQELCSIGELTLSLMSSRD; encoded by the coding sequence TTGGGAGCTGATGATTGTTCTGGAATAGCAGCAATATTAGAAGCACTACAGACAATTAAAGATAAAAATATATCACATCGTCCCATAGAAATTTTATTTACAGTTGCAGAAGAAGTATATTGTAAAGGTATAAAGGAATTTGATTTTTCTAAAATAAAATCAAAGGAAGGGTATATTTTAGATTTAACAGGTCCAGTAGGTTTAGCAGCATTTAAGGCGCCTATAATTCTATCGTTTTCTGCAACAATAAATGGAAAGGCTTCACATGCTGGCTTCTCGCCTGAAAAAGGTATACATGCAATTTTAGTAGCAGCAAATTCAATAAATGGGTTGAAAATGGGGAGAATAAACGAAGAAACTACCATTAATATTGGAGTAATAGAAGGCGGAATATCAACTAATATAGTACCTAATAGATATATAGTTAAGGGTGAAATTAGAAGTTATTCCAATGAAAAAGCTATGGAATTAGCAGAACAGGTTAAACAAAAGTTCATTAATTCAGCTTCAACAATTGATGCAAAAGTAGATTTTAAGATTGAGGTTCATTGTGAAGCTTATGAAGCACCTAGAGACCATTCTGTAATAAAAAGATTCCTGAAAGTATCCGAGGAACAAAATCTTAAGCCGCAATTAGTTGAAACCTTTGGTGGAAGCGATAATAATATATTAGCCAAAGAAGGCATAAAGGGAATAGTTATAGCTAATGCTATGAATCAATGTCACTCATGTGAGGAGTATACTACCATACAGGAATTATGCAGTATTGGAGAATTGACTCTTTCCTTAATGTCTTCCAGAGATTGA